AGATTCTTGTTATTAGTAGATAGTTTAGCGCGCGGAGCGACTGCACACAGCTGATAACGTCGCGGCGTGACCGGTTCCCGACCGGCCGCCCTGCGCCCGCGCATGTTCCCCCGCGCGCCGCGCTCACCAGTCTATCTGCCTCTCTGACGCTCAGCGCACGTCACCGCGCTGCTCGGTCGCATTCCAATCACATTTCTTTGTGCACTCGCTCGCgctttatagttttaagtgctTTTGCTTTGCCTATCTTGCATTTCCCCTTCTGTAAATTTAAACTGTTCGCTTACGCATGTGTGTGCTCAAGAATAAAGCTTCAAAACGTATCCTGCTTGTTTGCTTTCTACGCCTGGAGCTATACCTACTGCAAGTAAGTGGAACCCGTGGGAGATATCACTACGCATCCCACATTGGTGACTCCTCGCTAAACACTTCAGCATGACAGACGGCAAAGGCACTGAGCAAGACAAAGACAAAGAAGTACCGTTACAAAATGGCGCCGAGCCGTTAACGGCTGAGTCATTTCGGGTTGGTGTCAAGATTCCCCCGTTTTATCCAGAGAAACCGGCGCTATGGTTTGCGCAGCTGGAGGGACAATTTCGGTTGTCTCGTGTTACAACGGACGAGACCAAATTTTATTACGCCATGGCACAACTTGAGCCTCAATATGCGGCGGAGGTAGAGGACATCATTACGTCACCACCGGAGGAGAACAAATTTGAAAAGCTCAAGACGGAGCTCATTAAACGACTTTCTGCGTCGCGTGAGAGGAAGGTCCAGCAGGTCCTCAACCTGGAAGAGCTGGGAGACAGGAAGCCTTCACAGTTTCTTCGGCATCTTCAGAACTTGGCGGGACCTGGGCTACCTGAGGACTTTCTTCGTTCCATCTGGGTTAATCGGCTACCACAACGGACGCAAGATATTGTCGCGTCACAGTTAAAATCATCCCTGGAGGACTTGGCAGAGCTCGCCGATCGCCTTCACGACGTTGTCGCGCCCGCCCCGCAGGTGGCAGCAGCGTCGCTACCCTCCACGTCATCGGATCCCCTGATGCTGCAGATCGCGGAACTGAGCAGGCGGATGCAGGCGCTGGATGCTAAAGTTGGTCGAATGTCCCGGCCTAGGGAGAGGTCATCGAGTCACACCAGGCAGCGTTCGGCGTCCAAGAGGTCTAGCTCCAGCTATCGGAAGTTCCCTACCTGCTGGTACCATCACAAGTTCGGAGAGCAGGCTAAAAGGTGCATCAAGCCTTGTGATTACCAGTCGGGAAACGCATCGGGCAGTCGGTGATGGCGGCGAGCGGCTGCCCTAGCAAAGGTCGCTTATTCGTCGTGGACTCCAGGTCGAAGGTCACATTCCTCGTGGACACAGGTAGTGATTTGTGTGTTTTTCCGCGTAATAAACTAAATGAACGCAGACAGCCGACAAACTATGATTTGTGCGCCGCTAACGGCACAGTGATAAACACGTACGGTTTCGTGCATCTAGTGCTTAATATAGGCTTGCGCCGTGACTTTGTCTGGCGATTTATTGTAGCGGATGTAACAAAGGCGATAATAGGTGTtgattttttaatacattataatcTTCTTGTAAATTGCAGGGAACGTCGACTCATAGATGGCAATACACTACTTTCGGCCGCGGGTTTGCCTGCCCGACCGTCTGACGACATTGCCTCAATCAAAGTTGTAACTGGTGAGTCTGTTTACCACACTATACTACAGGAATACCCTGACATCACTCGCCCATCTGGCATACACCGCACAATAAAGCATAACACACTTCACCATATCAGAACTACAACTGGACCCCCTGTTTTCAGTTCACCTCGTAGGTTGGCGCCTGACAAATTAATGATCGCCAAGGAGGAGTTTTCTTCTATGCTCGCTAGTGGCATAGCCAGACCCTCCGAGTCCCCTTGGGCTTCTCCCTTGCATTTGGCCCCTAAAAAGGACAATGGTTGGAGACCCTGTGGCGATTATAGGATGCTCAACGCGCGAACAGTACCTGATAGGTATCCTATTCGCCATATCCAGGATTTCGCGCAGAGTATCACAGGCTGTTGCGTGTTTTCAACCATTGACCTTGTTAAGGC
This genomic stretch from Leguminivora glycinivorella isolate SPB_JAAS2020 chromosome Z, LegGlyc_1.1, whole genome shotgun sequence harbors:
- the LOC125241771 gene encoding uncharacterized protein LOC125241771 produces the protein MTDGKGTEQDKDKEVPLQNGAEPLTAESFRVGVKIPPFYPEKPALWFAQLEGQFRLSRVTTDETKFYYAMAQLEPQYAAEVEDIITSPPEENKFEKLKTELIKRLSASRERKVQQVLNLEELGDRKPSQFLRHLQNLAGPGLPEDFLRSIWVNRLPQRTQDIVASQLKSSLEDLAELADRLHDVVAPAPQVAAASLPSTSSDPLMLQIAELSRRMQALDAKVGRMSRPRERSSSHTRQRSASKRSSSSYRKFPTCWYHHKFGEQAKRCIKPCDYQSGNASGSR